In Malus sylvestris chromosome 15, drMalSylv7.2, whole genome shotgun sequence, a single genomic region encodes these proteins:
- the LOC126601652 gene encoding 2-oxoglutarate-dependent dioxygenase DAO-like: MLYITPITALTKITTHLVLNTYYSKSSLVLLKRRILFGCEAAMASSNSSSAEVIEKYAEATSEQVVDIGKKLAESLGVANTDFHKGWPCQFMTNKYNFSPASMGSLGLQEQTDSGFLTILQKDEDVGGLEVMNKSGAFVPVHPCPGTLFINLGDFA, translated from the exons ATGCTATATATAACCCCGATCACTGCTCTTACAAAGATCACGACTCATCTTGTATTGAATACCTATTATTCAAAGAGCTCTCTAGTTTTGCTAAAGAGGAGAATATTGTTTGGTTGTGAAGCTGCTATGGCTTCTTCGAATTCAAGTTCTGCAG AGGTGATAGAGAAGTATGCTGAAGCAACATCTGAGCAGGTTGTGGACATTGGGAAGAAGTTGGCAGAAAGTCTAGGGGTGGCCAACACTGATTTCCACAAGGGATGGCCTTGCCAATTCATGACGAACAAATACAACTTCTCTCCTGCATCAATGGGGTCCCTTGGTCTACAAGAACAAACAGATTCTGGATTTCTAACAATTCTTCAAAAAGATGAAGATGTTGGTGGTCTGGAAGTGATGAACAAATCAGGTGCCTTTGTGCCTGTTCATCCTTGCCCTGGCACTCTCTTTATCAATCTTGGGGACTTCGCTTAG